In candidate division WOR-3 bacterium, a single window of DNA contains:
- a CDS encoding integration host factor subunit beta: MRREFLIEKIAEKIGPAYTKTDIEKLIDTFLDTLFDVLIQNKRVELRRFGTFELRKRPGRSAKAPKSGKVYTLADRYVPFFRPSKIFKNMVQEKTQTD, translated from the coding sequence ATGCGAAGGGAATTTTTGATTGAGAAAATCGCCGAAAAGATAGGCCCGGCGTACACTAAGACAGATATCGAAAAGCTGATTGATACATTCCTGGATACTCTTTTTGATGTTTTAATACAGAATAAGAGGGTAGAATTGAGAAGATTCGGGACATTCGAACTCAGGAAACGTCCGGGCCGAAGTGCAAAAGCCCCTAAGAGTGGTAAAGTGTACACTCTGGCTGATCGCTATGTACCGTTTTTCCGTCCTTCAAAGATATTCAAGAACATGGTTCAGGAGAAAACCCAAACAGACTGA
- a CDS encoding rod shape-determining protein: MFSVLRGIRSQFLSDIAIDLGTRTTLIYVNGRGIVLDEPTVVAIDTKTKKCLAIGNEAKQMLGRTPNDIKAIRPMKDGVIADFEMVELLLRIFIERVQKKRLFTRPRVLICVPSGITEVEKRAVRDSAEAAGAREVFLVPEPISAAIGIGLPVHSPIGNMIVDIGGGTTEIAVIALSGIVTNSSIRIAGDEMDDAIIQYIKKTYNLIIGEQTAENIKVGIGNAFPTVEEKTLEVKGRDLVSGIPKTVKLTSHEVREAIQEPLSMISETIRLTLEKTPPELAADIVNNGIYMAGGGSLLKGIDTLVREETNLPVTIADEPNKVVVIGAGKILEDLNRYEKVIYTMKRA, translated from the coding sequence ATATTCTCTGTATTACGAGGTATCAGAAGCCAGTTCTTGAGCGACATAGCAATAGACCTGGGCACGCGTACAACCCTCATCTATGTGAATGGCCGCGGCATCGTTCTTGATGAACCAACAGTTGTCGCGATTGATACGAAAACGAAGAAATGCCTTGCGATCGGAAATGAAGCAAAGCAAATGCTGGGCAGAACACCAAACGACATCAAGGCAATAAGGCCAATGAAAGACGGGGTCATTGCTGACTTTGAGATGGTTGAATTGCTGCTGCGTATTTTCATTGAAAGAGTTCAGAAAAAACGCCTTTTTACGCGCCCGCGTGTTCTGATCTGTGTACCATCTGGCATAACCGAAGTCGAAAAGAGAGCGGTCAGAGATTCTGCCGAAGCGGCAGGCGCGCGCGAAGTCTTCCTCGTGCCCGAGCCAATTTCTGCCGCGATAGGAATCGGTCTACCCGTCCATTCACCAATCGGAAATATGATCGTCGACATAGGTGGTGGTACGACAGAAATTGCCGTCATCGCTCTATCTGGCATCGTGACGAACAGCTCTATCCGTATTGCCGGTGACGAAATGGATGATGCCATAATCCAGTACATCAAGAAGACCTACAATCTCATAATCGGAGAGCAAACTGCCGAGAATATCAAAGTCGGGATAGGCAATGCGTTCCCGACCGTTGAAGAAAAAACCCTCGAGGTCAAAGGACGTGACCTTGTATCAGGCATCCCAAAAACGGTGAAACTCACCAGCCACGAGGTGCGGGAAGCCATTCAGGAACCTCTGTCGATGATCTCAGAAACGATACGGCTCACCCTTGAGAAAACCCCTCCGGAACTTGCTGCGGACATCGTAAATAACGGTATATACATGGCCGGTGGTGGTTCACTCCTGAAAGGCATCGATACCCTGGTCAGAGAAGAGACCAATCTGCCAGTGACGATCGCCGATGAACCGAACAAGGTCGTGGTCATAGGTGCGGGAAAGATCCTCGAAGACCTGAATCGGTACGAAAAGGTCATCTATACAATGAAGCGAGCATAG
- a CDS encoding rod shape-determining protein MreC, translating to MRRQQIILFILLFIVSTIPVLLSENTNLNLARDLSSFLLFPFRITTAFVEYLAISNTRIEKLETIVNQLKLENATLKDQLVVDTTNLEFRSYILLKASVVGRDPLNINGYLHIDRGTVHGVSENQTVLSVDGFVGKIRHVGPSSSIVETIENRGFTVSAIDVSTGIHGIVKKQENLMFLYIRHNDAIGIGDSITTSGMSEIFPKGILIGNVHTISESEDMFFKNVYITPASQINRLVSVYVVQDTLTNPARN from the coding sequence TTGCGTCGTCAGCAGATCATACTTTTCATCCTTCTATTCATTGTATCTACCATACCAGTTTTATTAAGCGAAAACACCAATCTCAATTTAGCGAGAGACCTTTCGTCATTTCTCCTCTTTCCTTTCCGTATCACGACTGCTTTTGTTGAATACCTCGCTATCTCAAACACCCGCATCGAGAAACTTGAGACTATCGTAAACCAATTGAAGCTCGAGAATGCAACACTAAAGGACCAACTCGTCGTCGACACGACAAATCTGGAATTCAGGTCGTACATTCTCTTGAAAGCATCGGTGGTGGGCCGTGACCCGCTCAACATAAATGGCTACCTGCACATCGACAGGGGCACTGTGCACGGCGTCTCCGAAAATCAGACAGTACTCTCGGTCGACGGTTTCGTCGGCAAGATAAGACACGTCGGGCCGTCCAGCAGCATCGTTGAGACAATCGAAAACCGAGGCTTCACGGTCAGTGCAATCGATGTGAGCACCGGCATTCACGGTATCGTGAAGAAACAAGAGAATCTCATGTTTCTTTATATCCGTCATAACGATGCAATTGGTATTGGTGATTCGATAACGACCTCGGGAATGAGCGAAATATTCCCAAAAGGTATTTTGATCGGCAACGTCCACACCATCTCTGAATCCGAGGATATGTTCTTCAAAAACGTATACATCACTCCGGCTTCCCAGATTAACAGGCTGGTGTCAGTGTACGTAGTCCAAGATACTTTGACAAATCCCGCAAGGAACTGA